One Oncorhynchus masou masou isolate Uvic2021 chromosome 2, UVic_Omas_1.1, whole genome shotgun sequence genomic region harbors:
- the LOC135553327 gene encoding myoblast determination protein 1 homolog 1 codes for MELPDIPFPITSPDDFYDDPCFNTSDMHFFEDLDPRLVHVGLLKPDDHHHKEDEHIRAPSGHHQAGRCLLWACKACKRKTTNADRRKAATMRERRRLSKVNDAFETLKRCTSTNPNQRLPKVDILRNAISYIESLQGLLRGAGQEGNYYPVMDHYSGDSDASSPRSNCSDGMMDFNGQSCPPRRRNKYDSTYFNEAPNDSRHKKNSVISSLDCLSNIVERITTDTSVCPAVQDGSEGSSPCSPGDGSIASENGAPIPSPINCVPALHDPNTIYQVL; via the exons ATGGAGTTGCCGGATATTCCTTTTCCTATAACCTCTCCAGATGACTTCTACGACGACCCTTGCTTCAACACCAGCGACATGCATTTCTTTGAGGACCTGGACCCGAGACTCGTTCATGTAGGTCTCCTCAAGCCGGACGACCACCATCACAAAGAGGACGAGCACATCCGGGCACCAAGTGGGCACCACCAGGCCGGCAGGTGCCTCCTGTGGGCCTGCAAAGCCTGCAAGAGGAAGACCACCAATGCTGATCGCAGGAAAGCGGCTACCATGCGGGAAAGAAGGCGACTGAGCAAGGTGAACGACGCCTTCGAGACACTGAAGAGATGTACGTCTACTAACCCAAACCAGAGGCTGCCCAAAGTAGATATCCTGCGGAATGCCATCAGCTATATTGAGTCTCTCCAAGGCCTGCTTCGTGGGGCCGGACAGGAGGGCAACTATTACCCGGTGATGGATCACTATAGCGGGGACTCGGATGCGTCCAGTCCCCGCTCCAACTGCTCAGACGGAATG ATGGATTTCAATGGTCAGTCTTGTCCACCAAGACGGAGAAACAAGTATGATAGCACCTACTTCAACGAAGCACCAAATG ATTCCAGACACAAGAAGAACTCTGTTATTTCCAGTTTGGACTGCCTGTCAAACATCGTGGAGCGCATCACCACGGATACCTCTGTCTGTCCCGCTGTTCAGGACGGTTCCGAGGGTAGTAGCCCCTGTTCTCCCGGGGATGGTTCCATAGCAAGTGAGAACGGAGCCCCCATCCCGTCCCCGATCAACTGCGTCCCCGCCTTACATGACCCAAACACCATCTACCAGGTGTTGTGA